The Palaemon carinicauda isolate YSFRI2023 chromosome 24, ASM3689809v2, whole genome shotgun sequence nucleotide sequence atcatttccaactttatacattacagttaatccctgcaagtttcattactctaagattaaagttgtggccaggaagctgttcacaaacaaacacacaaacaggcggtaaaacataacctccttccaacttttaaTAAACTCTTATGAAAGTAAATTACAGTAAACTAATAAAACGCAGTAATTCCTTACCTCAGCTAAATGAAGGCGTCCAACATGTTCTTCAGCAATCTTTTCAAGTAACGGCTTCAAGGAATGGCACGGCTCGCACCAATCGGCGTGAAAGTTGACGATCACGGGAAGTGAATTCCGCATGACTTTATTCTTGAAGTCGTCTTCCCCCGAGATCATGTAGACGTCGTTATGTTGGTCGCTTAAATGGATACTCCTGGTACCAGCCGCAGCACTTATGCGAACTACGTGGCTTCTGAGACAAGTGAGACCCAATCGAGGAACTTTGTCGAAGACGGCGGTAAACACGGGCATAACGCTAGCCATTTTGGATGCCTGTACTGCACTGTACTTTATGTTATCCACAAAATAAAAAGTCAGAAGACTTGTGGAAGACAATTTTGTACTTGAGTAAAGGTAGGCCTGTGGTAGTcactaagtttttatttttttcagggctCTTGCTTGTACAGGTTCAGTCCAATGTGCAATGACCGCACCGAAGCCAACGACTGCCGATGCTCCGCAGATAAGCAGTATTATTACCCGTGGAATGAATAAATGATCGATGACCTGAAATGAAGCCAGTTATTACTTTCCATTCATGTCGTATataactttaacccttttacccccaaaggacgtactggtacgtttcacaaaagccatccctttacccccatggacgtaccggtacgtccttgcaaaaaaatactatagaaatttttttttttcatatttttgataattttttcagaaaattcaggcattttccaagagaatgagaccaacctgacctctc carries:
- the LOC137618262 gene encoding thioredoxin-like produces the protein MASVMPVFTAVFDKVPRLGLTCLRSHVVRISAAAGTRSIHLSDQHNDVYMISGEDDFKNKVMRNSLPVIVNFHADWCEPCHSLKPLLEKIAEEHVGRLHLAEILVDDHVDLLHAFEVTAVPAVLGIHRGVVTEKFVGLVSHKQVMNFVDKLLERTAPK